A portion of the Desulfosarcina sp. BuS5 genome contains these proteins:
- a CDS encoding conjugal transfer protein TraF, with product MAVFPVFANQTRKSIQNSLSPKKRPDSAFYEDKKHGWYWYEIEPEQLEKKEIPKSDRSVNLKAYTYDDLWNMYPDDFQELVELIKKKAVQYPTKDNVKDFMFLQDIARRKAVAFAGVFTYVAQNSHELTTKDVYPITKPGQRARVSNIMQEKNGTIMASKKDFALIMFFSEDCSYCQAQLPILQYFTENFQWPVRMVNIDTNPAAADRFNISITPQVILVYKKTGDYMPISSGVISLSELKTKLYRSIKLMRGEITPQQWFLYEFEKNKSADPLKYVGQNVQIK from the coding sequence TTGGCTGTTTTTCCTGTTTTTGCAAATCAGACGAGGAAAAGTATACAAAATTCTTTAAGTCCGAAAAAACGGCCGGATAGCGCCTTTTATGAGGATAAAAAACATGGATGGTACTGGTATGAAATAGAACCTGAACAGTTAGAAAAAAAAGAAATCCCAAAATCTGACAGAAGCGTTAATCTTAAAGCTTACACTTATGATGATTTGTGGAACATGTACCCGGATGATTTTCAGGAGTTGGTGGAACTGATTAAAAAAAAAGCTGTACAATATCCCACAAAAGATAATGTCAAAGATTTTATGTTCCTGCAGGATATTGCCCGGCGTAAAGCAGTGGCTTTTGCCGGTGTTTTTACCTATGTGGCTCAAAATAGCCATGAGCTGACCACAAAAGATGTTTATCCGATCACCAAGCCCGGCCAGAGGGCGCGGGTTTCAAATATAATGCAGGAAAAAAACGGCACTATTATGGCTTCAAAAAAGGATTTTGCTTTGATTATGTTTTTTTCTGAGGATTGCAGTTACTGCCAGGCACAGCTTCCTATCCTGCAATATTTTACAGAAAATTTTCAGTGGCCTGTCAGAATGGTCAATATTGATACCAATCCCGCTGCCGCCGACAGGTTCAATATTTCTATAACGCCGCAGGTAATCCTTGTTTACAAAAAAACCGGAGATTATATGCCCATCTCCAGCGGAGTTATATCTTTATCAGAGCTTAAAACAAAATTATATCGATCTATTAAGCTGATGCGTGGAGAAATAACCCCACAGCAATGGTTCTTGTATGAGTTTGAAAAAAACAAAAGCGCCGATCCTTTAAAATATGTGGGACAAAATGTTCAAATTAAATAG
- a CDS encoding ParA family protein: MKNSIISIVNAKGGVGKSTATCNLGIALSRQNKNVLVIDLDPQANTTSILIPPNINCPNTFYEYIDESAPIEKCIYPTFEKNLWCLPNVSEANNLEPNLIKKQNFEGIRKSRSFLKKTYNFILCDCPPNMGTWVMTALFGSDFVIIPNLANSTFSIDGLLKAIKLIEQIKQKENPSLKFLRLLINQVDKRKSISKFNIAQIFQYFPKNKVFETMIPTNAPFETAEAHRTTIFHEAPASNGCKAYRYLAKEIISILEDKKNRKDQTEE; encoded by the coding sequence ATGAAAAATAGTATTATAAGTATAGTTAATGCAAAGGGTGGAGTCGGGAAAAGTACCGCTACCTGCAACTTAGGAATAGCGCTATCTCGACAAAATAAAAATGTTCTTGTGATAGATTTAGATCCTCAAGCAAACACTACAAGTATTTTAATCCCACCAAATATTAATTGTCCTAATACTTTTTATGAATATATAGACGAAAGTGCTCCAATTGAAAAATGTATCTATCCAACGTTTGAAAAAAATCTATGGTGTCTGCCTAATGTTAGCGAGGCTAATAATTTAGAGCCAAATTTGATAAAAAAACAAAATTTTGAAGGTATTAGAAAAAGTCGTTCCTTTTTAAAAAAAACATATAATTTTATACTATGTGATTGTCCCCCGAACATGGGAACATGGGTTATGACAGCTCTATTTGGATCGGATTTTGTAATTATTCCGAATTTAGCAAACAGTACTTTTAGTATTGATGGTTTGTTAAAAGCTATTAAATTAATAGAGCAAATAAAACAAAAAGAAAATCCTAGTCTAAAATTTTTAAGACTCTTAATCAACCAAGTTGATAAAAGAAAATCGATAAGCAAGTTTAATATTGCTCAAATTTTTCAGTATTTTCCGAAAAATAAGGTATTTGAAACGATGATACCTACAAACGCTCCATTTGAAACAGCAGAAGCCCACAGGACAACTATATTTCATGAGGCTCCTGCTTCTAATGGTTGTAAAGCATATCGTTATTTAGCAAAAGAAATAATTAGTATTTTGGAAGATAAGAAAAATCGAAAGGATCAGACAGAAGAATAA
- a CDS encoding DUF1638 domain-containing protein has translation MDVISFADIAVVSCGTLTMELTHLKKQGFLNAKHIFFTTPGLHENIKELEIQLVRQIKKAKKIVDRVLVVYGGKFCYVNADEPLRTMDTIIKEQGWGVVRINATHCMDMMASEEEREKIAQEVAGGEKVWWMTPGWVRFRKQVFKGWDKGLANENFPRHTGGAIVLDAIGFLDKYMEKNPEEFLEYCDWMGIPMQAYPVSLDRFKYLLTAQAKILMSN, from the coding sequence ATGGATGTTATATCTTTTGCTGATATTGCTGTTGTTTCATGCGGTACGTTAACTATGGAACTTACACATTTAAAGAAACAGGGTTTCCTGAATGCTAAACACATTTTTTTCACAACTCCGGGTCTTCATGAAAATATTAAAGAGCTGGAAATTCAACTTGTTCGTCAGATTAAAAAAGCAAAGAAAATTGTAGACAGGGTACTTGTGGTTTACGGCGGAAAATTCTGTTATGTCAATGCTGACGAGCCTTTAAGAACTATGGATACAATTATTAAAGAACAGGGTTGGGGTGTTGTAAGAATTAATGCTACCCATTGCATGGATATGATGGCAAGCGAAGAAGAACGGGAAAAAATTGCACAGGAAGTTGCAGGAGGAGAAAAGGTATGGTGGATGACCCCCGGCTGGGTAAGATTCCGCAAGCAGGTATTTAAGGGATGGGATAAAGGGCTTGCCAATGAAAATTTTCCAAGGCATACCGGCGGTGCCATTGTGCTTGACGCTATAGGATTTCTTGACAAATACATGGAAAAAAATCCTGAAGAATTTTTGGAATACTGTGATTGGATGGGAATTCCAATGCAGGCATATCCTGTTTCCCTTGACAGGTTTAAATATTTGCTTACAGCACAGGCAAAAATATTAATGTCAAACTAA
- a CDS encoding methyltransferase family protein: MMKVGVKKISVCRKRLIIWLILTLISIVVGIFIDIILKTKAFPIFVRLSGLIGMLLAHFPLKRTGRLLKFVENPKEWGCTSRLLTTDIYKCVRHPHHLCIGIFMTFLGLFIGHMGSFLVITISQWAWIIMFLFLVEEKELTEKFGEEYKIYRQEVPMLFPKLLCVFRVMGNFKEVSL; encoded by the coding sequence ATGATGAAAGTAGGAGTAAAAAAAATATCTGTATGTCGTAAACGGCTCATAATTTGGCTTATACTGACACTTATTTCTATTGTTGTAGGAATATTCATAGATATAATTCTAAAAACCAAAGCTTTTCCTATATTTGTACGTTTATCAGGTCTTATTGGCATGCTATTGGCCCATTTTCCGCTAAAAAGAACGGGTAGGTTGCTTAAATTTGTAGAAAATCCAAAAGAATGGGGATGTACAAGCCGTTTGTTAACTACAGATATTTATAAATGTGTTAGACATCCTCACCACCTATGCATTGGTATTTTTATGACTTTTCTTGGCTTATTCATTGGGCATATGGGATCATTTTTAGTTATTACGATTAGTCAATGGGCATGGATTATTATGTTCCTTTTTTTGGTGGAAGAGAAGGAACTGACAGAAAAATTTGGTGAGGAATATAAAATATATCGCCAAGAAGTACCTATGTTATTTCCAAAACTACTTTGTGTTTTTAGAGTTATGGGTAACTTTAAAGAAGTTTCTCTATGA
- a CDS encoding flavodoxin family protein, with protein sequence MRILNIYHTTTGNTLKVAEKINQTLLDLGHNLDSFKAGKETKIDILGYDWVFAGSGVYGWLPGIPMQKLFGKLRGEYAEKGLIKPGAPRIEKKAVIYCTYGGVHTGINEAIPAVKYMGQLFDHLGFEILDEWYFVGEYLSEKMREMSLSGRLGNITGRPNEGDLQEIEQKVRGIMRV encoded by the coding sequence ATGAGGATATTGAATATTTATCATACAACAACCGGCAACACGCTTAAGGTGGCAGAAAAAATTAACCAAACCCTGCTCGATCTGGGACATAATCTTGATTCCTTTAAAGCCGGCAAAGAAACAAAAATCGATATCCTTGGTTATGATTGGGTCTTCGCCGGCTCAGGGGTGTATGGTTGGCTGCCAGGCATACCCATGCAAAAATTGTTTGGAAAATTACGCGGTGAATACGCTGAAAAAGGGTTGATCAAACCCGGGGCCCCTCGCATAGAGAAAAAGGCAGTTATCTACTGTACCTATGGAGGGGTGCATACCGGGATAAACGAAGCAATCCCCGCTGTTAAGTATATGGGACAGCTTTTTGATCACCTTGGATTTGAAATCTTGGATGAGTGGTATTTTGTTGGCGAGTACCTGTCGGAGAAAATGCGGGAGATGAGCCTCAGTGGAAGGCTGGGAAACATAACCGGCAGACCGAATGAAGGAGACCTGCAAGAGATTGAGCAGAAAGTACGAGGCATTATGCGGGTCTGA
- a CDS encoding pyridoxamine 5'-phosphate oxidase family protein: MAALPEKVSKAWENREGPIVLSTVNEDGIPNAIYATCVSKFSEDTIVIANNYFSKTLKNILAGSKGSILFITKEGKSYQITDLGI, encoded by the coding sequence ATGGCAGCATTACCAGAAAAAGTGAGTAAAGCATGGGAAAACCGGGAAGGTCCCATTGTTTTATCAACCGTAAATGAAGATGGAATTCCGAATGCTATATATGCTACCTGTGTATCAAAATTCAGCGAAGATACTATAGTGATTGCAAATAATTATTTTTCTAAAACACTGAAAAATATACTTGCAGGCAGCAAAGGATCGATTCTTTTTATAACAAAAGAAGGGAAATCTTATCAAATTACAGACCTCGGTATTTGA
- a CDS encoding HU family DNA-binding protein, with protein MNKLSLIKTLKIEAGLSKPEAALVVKIFFDEMADTLASGNRVEVRGFCSFFVKKYRAYTGRNPKTGKKVKIKSKKLPFFKCGTELKKRVDP; from the coding sequence ATGAATAAGCTTTCCTTGATAAAAACGCTCAAAATAGAGGCAGGACTATCCAAACCTGAAGCCGCCCTTGTCGTGAAAATATTTTTTGACGAGATGGCCGATACACTTGCAAGTGGTAACCGCGTAGAGGTTCGAGGTTTTTGTTCCTTTTTTGTCAAAAAATACAGAGCTTATACAGGACGCAACCCCAAGACCGGGAAAAAGGTAAAAATCAAGTCTAAAAAATTACCGTTCTTTAAATGCGGGACGGAATTGAAGAAACGAGTTGATCCTTAA
- a CDS encoding exodeoxyribonuclease VII large subunit, translated as MTDINQKRFFNLSDITKRVQEILQPHIGKLFWVKAEISSGRERGGSFYCDLVETVGKGKITARMRCTIWSRDLANIRQRFKKYDLNLNLDDGTAIGLQCSLQFHPQFGLSLKAVGADLSFALGELELKKKEILNRLTKEGLLEPNKRLYVPMLPQKIGLITSKDSAAYNDILKTFSASTFGFKIYLPAEKTPS; from the coding sequence ATGACCGACATTAATCAAAAAAGATTCTTCAACCTTTCGGATATAACCAAAAGGGTTCAGGAAATCCTTCAGCCCCATATTGGCAAGCTGTTTTGGGTGAAAGCCGAGATTTCATCCGGACGGGAACGTGGGGGATCATTTTATTGCGATTTAGTCGAGACAGTCGGGAAGGGGAAAATCACTGCCCGGATGCGATGCACCATTTGGAGCCGGGATCTTGCCAATATCAGACAGAGGTTCAAGAAATATGACCTTAATCTGAATCTTGATGACGGGACAGCTATCGGATTGCAATGCTCGCTTCAATTCCACCCACAATTCGGCTTGTCCCTGAAGGCAGTTGGTGCTGACCTATCTTTTGCCCTCGGTGAACTGGAACTTAAAAAAAAGGAAATCCTGAATCGCCTTACTAAAGAAGGATTGCTGGAGCCGAATAAACGCTTGTATGTTCCTATGCTTCCCCAAAAAATTGGCTTGATTACCAGCAAGGATAGTGCCGCCTATAACGATATCTTGAAAACTTTCAGTGCATCGACCTTCGGCTTTAAAATTTATCTACCCGCCGAGAAGACCCCTTCCTGA
- the tnpA gene encoding IS200/IS605 family transposase encodes MKYKIDKGCHSVYCIQFHLVFCVKYRRNVLVVPISDRLKELVLEIAQKINISIVEQETDKDHIHILFASKPSVTLSKFVNNLKAVTSRIIRKEFPEVRKQLWGKAFWSPSYFLASVGQVTLEDVKQYVENQGKK; translated from the coding sequence ATGAAATACAAAATAGACAAGGGTTGTCATTCTGTATATTGTATTCAGTTCCACTTGGTTTTTTGCGTTAAATACAGACGCAATGTTCTTGTTGTGCCCATCTCTGACAGATTGAAAGAACTCGTCCTCGAAATCGCACAAAAAATTAATATTTCGATTGTTGAGCAAGAAACCGATAAAGATCATATTCATATTCTATTTGCCTCTAAACCATCAGTAACACTATCAAAATTCGTGAATAACCTTAAAGCTGTAACATCCCGGATAATTCGAAAAGAATTTCCAGAAGTTAGAAAACAGCTTTGGGGTAAAGCGTTTTGGTCGCCATCATATTTTTTGGCATCCGTAGGACAAGTAACGCTTGAAGATGTAAAACAGTACGTTGAGAACCAAGGTAAAAAATGA
- a CDS encoding RNA-guided endonuclease InsQ/TnpB family protein — MIIITRKSFKYRIYPTKSQISNLENQFSMCRHLYNQALNERKESYEKEQKSVSYHDQAVQLPAFKIERPWYKGVHSQVLQDVLKRLDKGFQSFFRRVKAGETPGYPKFRKRGQWNSITYPQYKTPPSSEITVPKVGKIKLVHHRKTPEDAKIKTLTITKEADKWFACFSVELSLDIEPKQDLFTAIGIDLGLIDFYYASDGSQISVPKYLRKKEKQLQRLYRRFSKAKKYSKRWCKLLSALQKCHYRIKCQRNDFLHKEANALLENSDVVVHEDLKIKNMIRRPKPKQDEETGQYLPNNASAKAGLNKSIADAGWGKFLEIATYKAFVLGKKLLAVPPHYTSQQCSACGEIVKKSLSTRTHRCRCGFVANRDHNAALNILRIGMDTLQAST; from the coding sequence ATGATCATAATTACACGAAAATCTTTCAAATACCGCATCTACCCAACCAAGTCCCAGATATCTAATTTGGAGAACCAGTTTTCGATGTGTCGGCATTTATATAACCAGGCTTTGAACGAACGAAAGGAAAGCTATGAGAAAGAACAAAAGTCTGTTTCTTATCATGATCAAGCTGTTCAACTTCCTGCTTTTAAAATCGAACGTCCATGGTATAAAGGCGTTCATTCTCAAGTGCTTCAAGACGTGCTTAAGCGCCTCGACAAAGGATTTCAATCCTTCTTTCGAAGGGTCAAAGCCGGAGAAACTCCTGGATACCCTAAATTCAGAAAGCGCGGCCAATGGAATAGCATCACCTATCCGCAATATAAAACACCACCTTCGTCCGAGATCACCGTGCCTAAAGTCGGCAAGATAAAGCTTGTCCATCATAGAAAAACACCTGAAGACGCTAAAATCAAAACCTTGACCATCACCAAAGAGGCTGACAAGTGGTTTGCCTGTTTCTCGGTCGAACTTTCGCTTGACATCGAGCCTAAACAGGACTTGTTTACCGCAATCGGAATTGACCTTGGGTTGATTGATTTTTACTATGCGTCTGATGGTTCTCAAATTTCAGTTCCTAAATACCTTCGAAAGAAGGAAAAACAGTTGCAACGATTGTATCGTCGGTTTTCTAAAGCTAAAAAATATTCTAAGCGATGGTGTAAGCTTCTCAGCGCGCTCCAAAAATGCCACTATCGGATCAAGTGCCAGCGCAACGATTTTCTTCACAAAGAGGCTAACGCGTTGCTTGAAAATAGCGATGTAGTTGTTCACGAAGACTTGAAAATCAAAAACATGATCCGCAGGCCTAAGCCAAAACAAGATGAAGAAACCGGACAATATTTGCCAAATAATGCCTCTGCTAAAGCTGGCTTGAACAAGTCTATCGCTGACGCAGGATGGGGGAAATTCCTTGAGATTGCGACTTATAAAGCATTCGTGCTTGGCAAGAAACTTTTGGCTGTCCCTCCACATTACACGTCTCAGCAATGTTCTGCCTGTGGTGAAATTGTCAAAAAATCATTGTCTACTCGTACTCATCGTTGCCGTTGTGGTTTTGTAGCTAACCGCGATCATAACGCAGCGCTAAATATTTTGCGTATCGGGATGGATACGCTTCAGGCATCGACCTGA